Part of the Paenibacillus aurantius genome, TGACTCCCCCATCCTGCGTCCGGTAGAGAACAGGCTCTCTTCCTGAAGCGTTATGAAAGCTGATCCAACCTTCCTTGGCATTGCGGAAGACCAAGGAGGAGGGATTTCCTTGATCCTGGCCTCTTTCCATGGCCGTTCGGGTCGTCCAAGTCCGGCCGCCGTCTTCCGTGGCGAGCAGGACCATGTGGACAGGCCCGCCGGCAGGATCCGAGCTGATCAGGGCGTATCCCGTCCGGTCATCTATAAAATAGAAGTCAGACGCCGTATTTACCCCCGCATCCGGCCATTGGGCTGGAGCCGGGAAAGCCCGCCGCTCCCAGGACCTCCCGCCGTCCGACGTATGGAGGAGGCTCCAGCGGCTTAACGCGTCCTTCTCCTCTTCCGCTGACGCCGCTTGCGGCCGCTCGACCAGCCAGGCATGCTCGCCATCCAAGGCATAAGCAAAATGGAACGCTTGAGAGGTAAAGCCTGAAGGAGAGCGGTCCAGCCAATCCTTCCCCCCGTTTACGGATTGCCATAACCGGCTGCCCACGGCCCAGATTCCCTTGTTTCCCGACTGCTTGAGGAGGAGACGGGCTTCCTTGTCTTGCTGGAGGGAATCCGGGAGCTCCCCTGCCTCCTCAGCTGGAACAGATAACCGCCACTGGGTGTTCTTCAGCTCTTCATAGCGGGTTTTGCCATCCAGGCCCTTATACGCCAGCGTCCATTCCGCGGCTTTCCCTTCCTGCCAGCGGATGAGCAGCTGTCCGTACACCTGTCCCGCTTCCAGGCCTTTGGAATCGGCCCAGGCCGTCAATCCCGCTTGCGCCGGCAGCTCGTGACCCGGCTTCACCCCATAATCATACCTCCAGGCGGACTCTTTGCCTAAATCGCCGCCCGTTAATGTTACGAACTGTCCCCCTAACAGCCTCTTAATCTCCTCCGGTCCCAGGCCGGGTCTCATCATCCCCCGGATACGATTAACAGCAAAAGGAGGGGCCAGCGTTTCGATTTCGGTTTTCGGGGTGTCCGGGACCTCTTCCCCCGAAGGCCCCCTCTCTTCCAGCGAGGAAGGGGACCATTCGGCCGGCTCCACCGGCGAGATATTTACCTTCTCATACACCCCAAACAGAAGTATCCCGGCGAGAACAGCAGCCGCTCCCCCCGCTATCCGAAATATCCCCTTCGGCCTCGAGTGGGGCCGGTGGATGGACTGCCTCACCGAATCAGCCATTTTCGGGGTAAACCCGCCGCTGCGAAAAGGGTCCTTCGCCGCACGGCCATACCATTCCGGTCGGTTATCGTTCATTGCCCCTCCTCCTCCTGCAAAGCCTTCGTCACCTTAGCCCGCGCCCGATGCAGCCTGGACTTAACGGTGCCCACCGAGACGTGCAGCATCCCGGCGATCTCCTCCATCGACATCCCATGCTGCATGTCCAATAACAAAACCTCGCGAAAAGGAACCGGAAGCCTCAGCACGGCACGCCAAATTCCATCGGCCACCTCCGCATCCAGGAATGCCTCCTCCGCCGACCGGACGCTGCCTTGTCTCTGGATCCTGTCCAGCAGCGTTACCCGCCGGATAAAAGCGGACCTCCGGTGATTCAGCGCCAGATTGCGGGTAATGCGAAGCAGCCAGGTCTTCACCGTCGCCTCCCCCCGAAAATTCCCGATGCTGCGGTAAGCCCGCAGAAACACCTCTTGGGAAAGGTCATCCGCGGCATGCCGGTCTCCCGTCAGAAAATACGCATAGTTCCAGATGTCCTTGCCGTAGTCCTTCATCAGGCCATCGAGGGTGCCGGAATCCATGTTGGCGGTATAGATCAAGTACTCATAGCTCACGGTCCATTCCCCCCTGCCTAAACAGACACGACTGCCTTACCGAAAGTTCCCGGCGGGACAAACTTTTTTGAAAGGTGTCTATTAAGCCTTCCTCAGAAGCTTTTGGCCACCATCAAATACAGAATAACCACCGGAAGCAGGGTAGCGGCGATGCCGAAGACGGCCCAATAACGGGAAGCTCTCCGGTAGGCGTCCGTTAAGGCTCCCGCCGTGACCGACTCGGCGCTGTAACGGATCATCCTCCGCTGGAGGGGAATCAAAATAGCCAGCCAGATGACGCCGGTTACGGCGAACAGAATGAGCGAAACACTCAGCCAGCTGAGCCCTGACATCGGCCATCCCCCTTGGACCGCCATCGTGACCCCCGAGGCCACCAGAAGCGCAAGACCCGGAAGCGTGAACACATAATCCGCAAGCATGACATTCTTCGCGGTACCGTGCACAATCACCGGGTCTTGGCCGAGGTCCGCCCGCACCTTCCAGAACGCCGCCGTGATAATATTCCCCACGAAAAGAACCACCCCGATCAAATGAACCGCCAGCCACCCGCTCATTGGCCTTCTCTCCCTTCTTTAGCGCCCGCCTGAAGCATATCCGTGATGAACCGGGCGAAATCTCCCTTACGCCTCTCGCCCTGACCAACCGGCAGGGACGACCGCACCCTTACCCCCAGCGCCATCAGCACGAACAGCTCCGATGTCCGTTCCGCGTCCACAGAGACGGGAATCACCCCGTGCTCCTGCCCCGTTACAATCCAATGCTTGGACAAGCTTAACGAGCGCTCATAGAAGGCCGCCAGCACCTCCGCTACAAGCGGCTGATCCTCTCTTCCGAGCAAATACATCAGAGCCTTGTTGGTGACACTCTGCGGCTCCTCCAGCTCCGACAGGCCTTCGGCAATCCGCTGCATCGGCCCTTCAAACGTGTGATTCCCCGACTGTACCTCTTGCTGAAAACGATCGTTGGTGGCTTCTAGCTGCTGCTGAAGCACCCAGGCGAAAATTTCGTCCTTGCTCTTTACATAATGAAAAATCGCCCCCTTTGACAAGCCCGACCGCTCCATGATGTCGTTCATGGTTACCGCGTGGCAGCCTTTCTCGACGATGAGCTCCCGGGCAGCCTCCAGCAAAGCCCTTGTCGTCTGCTGCCGGCGCTCTTCCTGCTTCATATGCCGCTCCTCCTTTGGAAGGTTTTGTATTTCTTATATAAACCATTATAAATACAGACCGTCGGTTTGTAAATGGAGGTACAAAAAAAGCTTCCGCAGGCTGGGAAAAAGCCGCGAAAGCCCCAAAAAGTATTCATTACCGCCGACGGCCGGCGACCGGATAATTTTTGACCCCGTAGACGAAGGTGCTGGGAATCGGCACGATGGCTTGATCCGGCAGGAGCCTCAGCTCCCGGTACCGTTCGAGCAACGTCTGCACGGCGATCTTCCCTTCCAGGCGGGCAAGCGGAGCGCCCAGACAGAAGTG contains:
- a CDS encoding RNA polymerase sigma factor — its product is MSYEYLIYTANMDSGTLDGLMKDYGKDIWNYAYFLTGDRHAADDLSQEVFLRAYRSIGNFRGEATVKTWLLRITRNLALNHRRSAFIRRVTLLDRIQRQGSVRSAEEAFLDAEVADGIWRAVLRLPVPFREVLLLDMQHGMSMEEIAGMLHVSVGTVKSRLHRARAKVTKALQEEEGQ
- a CDS encoding DUF2269 family protein, with translation MSGWLAVHLIGVVLFVGNIITAAFWKVRADLGQDPVIVHGTAKNVMLADYVFTLPGLALLVASGVTMAVQGGWPMSGLSWLSVSLILFAVTGVIWLAILIPLQRRMIRYSAESVTAGALTDAYRRASRYWAVFGIAATLLPVVILYLMVAKSF
- a CDS encoding TetR/AcrR family transcriptional regulator; this encodes MKQEERRQQTTRALLEAARELIVEKGCHAVTMNDIMERSGLSKGAIFHYVKSKDEIFAWVLQQQLEATNDRFQQEVQSGNHTFEGPMQRIAEGLSELEEPQSVTNKALMYLLGREDQPLVAEVLAAFYERSLSLSKHWIVTGQEHGVIPVSVDAERTSELFVLMALGVRVRSSLPVGQGERRKGDFARFITDMLQAGAKEGREGQ